Within the Hippoglossus hippoglossus isolate fHipHip1 chromosome 20, fHipHip1.pri, whole genome shotgun sequence genome, the region CGTTTGGAGATTGCCTTCTGCTCAGCGGCCAGAGCCTCCTTCTCTGAGGTGGAGGACTGGCGACACTGACCCAGAGTGTAGGCAGCCACGACGATCAGCTCCTCTGTCACTGGccgttcttcctcctcctcctcattcacAGCTGTAGTCAGGCAGCTGGGAGTTTCAGGAGTACTGGTGGCGCTGGacacctcctgctccttcatTGGGAGGATCTCCTCCGCCGTCTGGGTTTCCTGAGTCTTTGAGTGCTGAAGCCAGGGGTGTGTGAGACACTGCTCCGCTGTGGCCCGAtccctaaaacacacacacacccacacatgaaTGTAGCTACACATCTCACATCCTGCTTTGGTTCTGCATTGAATGTTTATCAAGGGCACTTTGGATGTTGTAGCCTTCTGCTAAAatagtttaaatgattttttctcACCATACACTCACTACACTACACTCACCCATTTTGAAAAGAGAAACTATATTTTTTGTGAGGGGGCAAAGTGAGCCATGCATCAGGGGGTTCTCAATCTGGATATCAAGATGTCCACTAGGGGTCACCAAAGCTtcacatttactcatttatcTGAACTCACAGCACTGCTGCTGTTATTAAgatgtatttcattattttgtcagAAGATATTGTGactgtaaaataatgttttcaaatgcAGCTCAGCATAACTATTGATCAACATTAGATTTTCTGTcacatcagaaaaataaaaaaacattcatatcaCGTTATAGCATGAAACATTATCACTATATAAAGTGAAAGGTTTCACGTTCCAATCAGAGTAATGCACACAACCAGCTACAGCATTATTTTTATCAAAAAAAGCCTAAATCCAGGATGAATCAGGGGGAAAACCATTGGACTTAATGTACAGTGGGCAGTGAGAGGAGTGAGCAGGAACCGTCAACAAAGTGCAACGCCTATAATACATAGTTTTCAATAGGTTCACTCCCGTGCAGTGCAGGGTCACCAAAatcaatacacacatacatggtcTCTTCCTGGTCAGACTACGACCCTAGCAGTAAACCTTTAGTGAAACCACATTATAACTGAtatggattgtttttttttatttttctggtgtGACAGCAATATGCTTCTGTAGTTTaactttaattattcattttattattcatgatgTATTGTAAGGTGTCCTTGGGTGTCTAGAAAATGTGCAGTGAAATCAAATGTATAATTATcatgattcttcttcttcttattgttgtaattaaatatgtaaatagaAACAATTAAATGGTGAATGTGactgcattaaaacacacagagagagcaggagcaAGAGGAAACTGAAAGGAGGTTCAGaccgtctccctccctcccttcctctgactctcaccaaacacaaaaaaagtagTTTTGATGCCCCAGTAAAAATAGCTGTGTTGTTTGTAGATCAAAAAGGAAAGGGGAGTAGGTTCTCTGGACATGAACTCAGTCAactcacacactgtgacacacacacactgactatcCTCTGCTTATTAGTAAATAGTCAACCTTTGATTGCATTAATGAATTTTGCCGTTTTCTAAGAATGTGCCTCGTATGTTCATGGGTCTTGTGGACGAGTGAGACGTGGACTCACTGTGGCTGTTTGAGGAGCAGCATCTGGATGAAGGACAGTGCGGCCtggtccagctgctgcagctcctcctccatgtaGCTCACATTGAGCTGGGAGATGTTGAGAAACGTCTCCTGCTTGTCCTCGCCCAGGAATGGTGAGATGCCCGTCAGCATCACATAGGCCAAAACACCAATACTCCTGAAACAGACATCATGGAGCAGAGGGCACACAGGGTCAGGCAGAACACAACCAAGAAAATATAAAGCAATCGCAAAATAAtggaaataactcaaatatcATGAGAGAATTGCAAGAGCTAAATGGGTGATATATAGGTTCCTACAGTTATTCTACTAAGCTACATCACTTTTAGGGGTAGAAGAGTCTTTCTCTGTtaatattcaaagaaaaacaatatatgaCACATTGTTAAAATGACAGATGGTTGCAAAAAAGCATTCAACCATAAATAGAATAAGCCAACAGATAAGTTACTTAAAATTGTTCAAAAGATTCCAGAGACATAATGACTAACATTtagaaataacaaatatatatttaaatataaaacacatgaataatatatttatttaaatgaatagaATATTGTTAGTGGTTCCCatcctctacctcctccactTCATTACAAACTTTTTTGCAGAACAAAATGAAGATTTGTTGTACTGTTAGGTATCCTTGTTAAAATctaacaaaatgaaatgtaactaTCATGTTGAGAGAGGGACAGTTAAAGTTGGGATCCCTGTGTCCTGTCTGTGAGTTGCTGTGAGCTACAGtgtgatttaaaacaatgtcaacaCATTCTACAAACTTCTTCTAACTTCTTTATTAAGTTTGTGAGGGAAACTCACATTTCTACCAGGAAACAATATAAAGTTGGGACACTTTTGACCCTCAAATCAAATCTACACCCTTTCAAATAGGCAGCACAGTGTCCAGGTTAAGTTTACGGCACTCCCattcaatttatttaattaaatgtatttattgaagAGTTGAAAATAGTTTTCTTACCACATATCTGTTGCTGTGCTTATAGGCTCATAATTTAGGATCTCCGGagctgaaaaaaataataacacaaattatcATTCAGAAATACATCAGttcaaaaagtaaaatgacTTGGTCATGGTTTTAAGCCTCTGGCCACCCGGatttgagtgtgtctgtgttattgTGGTGAAAGTGTGCGTCATTTGTCCTGTAGATGCAGCAAAGATATATGATCCCCATGTTCTTGCTCTGCTGTTTGTACATTCattaagagaaacaaaaaatagaACACAAAGTTCTAGCCATGACAGGATCTTATACATTCACTTGAGATTCAAGGTGGGAGGTTCAAGAACAAGATGGTCACAATccaacaaaatgtgaaattcagTCACagtttctccttcttttcctgAGGTATGGTGTTGAATAAAGGTCATAGAAGTGTTTTTACAGAGTAATATGCTGTCAGAGTGAAGTTGACCTTGTCGATATAAAATTATATCACTTCCTCATTTTATCCTAATAGAGATTTGTATGAAACTTAACATATGAATTCTTGAGTTAAGGCCAAAACCTtatttgtgaggtcacagtgacgaGTCAACTTTTGTcccaaatttgaataaattccctCACGGCGTTCCTGAGATAATGCTTTCATGAGAATGTGACGGAGGGACGAAGTTGGTCTTGTGATTGTGACGTATTAGTGAACCTTGGCAGCAACTCACCAACATACTCCGGGGTCCCCATGATCTCCCGGAGCTCCTGGTGGCTGCAGACCATCCTGGACAGGCCAAAGTCCACGATCTTAATGTCACCCAGAGGAGAGCTGCTGGTCAGCAGGATGTTCTGAGGCTGGAGGGACATCACAGCACCCGTTACAcactcacctcacacacacacatgtactgttAGGATGGCCTGTGCATCAGTGCTTTTTATGTTATACCACTTTCATGGTCGTGAGTAACGTTTTCATATACGTAATTTGCACATTTGAAAGAATTCAGTGGATTTTGTGATTACTAATACTGCCAACAGCCCTGCATTGAGATATTTTGCCCCTAATACCTCTCAACATGTGAAAGATAAATGATTTCACTGACAGATTAAATCATCTGGACTCTAACAAGTGTCCTGTCTTTTTTCTGATGGAGCTGAAGCTTCTTGACTGGTTGTTACTCCTGAGTCCACTAATCCCCCAACATCATTTTATTCACCAAGGACAACATTTAAAATTCTGCTTCTGGCTTTAAAGACTCCCTTGTTCACAAtgttgtaaaatgcagaattagGGCTACAACAATTTTTTATAATCTATTGATATCCATataatttttcattaaaaaaatgccCATCATAATTTCCTAGAGGTTAAGGTTGGTGCTAGGTGGActatctttaaaataaatgaaatgttaaataattaatgtcttattttaaatgtattggaACCGGTtttcatgtaaatgtgtaatttaatcTGTTCAGTTCAAAAGCTGGTTTGAACagtcacaaaataaatgaagttaATTTAGGTTTTGGAGCAGGGCCACACCAGAAGATATAATTTACCTGGTCCACCCACCACGCTCACTTTGTCTCAGAATATGCCCACCCACCCTTTCCCTTCCTTCCATCCTTTCACAATTCGACCTCATCCCTTCCTATTGAGCCTGGTGCACAAGTCTCATTCTAGGTTCCATCTACAGGGCCTGTAGTCAGCTTGAGAGGAATGAAGCAGAAGAGTGAAGAGGTGGAACCACCACATTGAGACATTCTTCAGGGCATCCTCCCAGACACATCTTCACCTCAACCACTTGCCTCAACATTcattcctctttcctcttcttccaagtaagatattattaaaacctttaaattaCATGCTGTTGAAGCGTGGTCCTGTATAGAACTAATTCATCACACAGAGCAGGAATGGGCAGAGAACTTTGCCATGCAGGCTTTAACTGCtctgaaatgttaaatgtctGCCATCTTTAGGTCACAGCAACAGCCTTTTACCAGAGGATGAAATAAGCTTCAGCTTGACTAACTGGGGAATGTTTGCAGATCACTGAGGAATAAGAGTGGAACTGAATGGAgcaaaaaatggaaatgagaaatatacgtgtgtgtgtgtgttcccttcACTGACCTTCAGGTCGAGGTGGACTATGTTGTTCTGATGGAGGAAGGTGACTCCCTCCAGGATTTGCCTCATGAGCCTCTTCACGTCCTCCTCGCTGAAGGCCTCgtcctctgacacacactggTTGAAGATCTCGCCTCCAGCCGCACTGCATGACACATACATCAGATGAGAATACAAATCATGTTCACTTGCCGCTTTGAAAGTCTTTAGCCTAAAAGGATAAGAGTTCATCCAGGTTTGCTGTAAGGCTCCACCAATCTTTGTCCAGTGTCAGGAAGGCTACAGCCAGGGCAGGTCACCAGTCACTACCTGTGATTTAGAGTTCTCACTTATCCTAACTTCagtgtgtttggactgtgagaggaaaccAGATCgtccacagaaaaacacaaactacagctCTGGTTCCCTGTTTCACCACACGCTCACCAAAATGATCATGAAACTTAGGTTTATATGAGACTTTTTATGGTGAATACCACAAGACaccatgggaaaaaaaaacattgtctcGCCCCAATGTGTGTTTTGACTtgctggaggtggaggcagaaatAGAAGAACTCCTCTAAATATAGCAAACTAATTACAAGCTTCTCTTGAATGAGGCCACTTGTACTGTTGACTGATCACATTCTTATCACCTCTGACATGAGAAACCAGGGCTGCAAgagtaaaataacaacaacatgaacattGACTCAACCTACTATCAACACTGAAAGTACTGGCCTTCTTTAAGCACCTTTAATTTCCTTTGACCTGAGATAAACTCTGACGGACAAACTCAATTAGAAAAccgaaaaaggaaaaaagagggagggcAGTCAGGAATAGACAAGGTGTCCCCTCAGGGTGCTGGTGAATTAGGCTTTATCTCAGAGGAAggtggagagggggaggaagaggaggggtgagggagaATGATGTGGATTTACAAGTTGATAAAAAGGGCCTTTGACctgacagagaaaataaaaaacataagtCTGCAGGCTGCGACCTAATGAAAGTCAAATAGTTGCTCACAGGACATAACTGTGAATAACTGTGAATAAGTAGAATGCTACTTATTCACAGTTATCAAAgaatcaaagaaacacagacacacagaaagactGGGTTCAAACACATTTGAACTGGGCTGcaacaataaaaatcattaaGATCAGTGtgattcagctgcagcttctcattttGATCTGGTTTTGAGCATCACTGTTATCTTAtttcagaaatctctgtctttctgtcagtAAACCATTCATCTTAGCGGCTACACACTTGGcctgtgtattgttaagggcccatGAAAGTCCAATTTGGTGTGACTCGTACAAGATTGGCGCACCAGAAATAATATCTGGCCTGtcagatcattttgattatttaagttatttttatataactgctgctgttgctgcaaTGACATATCAAGCTGATTTACAGAGCTTTCATTTTGAGAAGTTTTGACCTTGGGTCTGAggattgtgtcgattgcttaacagacctctgaaatagctgacatggtatttacagaaaataacaccagttaggtcaatcattcaaacttatatagaaaccacacacatgaacagtaataaaggtatttcagtttcagtttatgAACGACATTGACTAAAATCCGGCTGATCATTGGATGCACAACAGCATCTTTGGTGagtaatttaattatttgaCATCAGTTTATTTGGGCTCCTCAATGCGTTTCTAAACTTCTAAATTTAGGATAACATGTGCTCCTTGGGAGCAACAACTTCTGGACCTCAGTTTAAAACATGCCCTCACTATggcactgcatgtgtgtgttggggttCAAGGAAACTGCTCACGCTTTGAGATATGTTTCCATTAGGTCAAACTCATAGAAACTTGTGTTAGTAAACATCATTTCCTGAGTTAAACCAGATTTACGTAAGTAGATGGGGTCAAACACACCAGAACTGCTGTGACAACACTGAGCTAAACCCTTAGCTAATGTCTCTCCTAAAGGGGTCGAAGGgttgattcccccccccccccccacacacacacacacacgcacacacaatgtTACATCTTGTTTCAGGTACCTCTAACTTTCCTCTGTCTTAGTATAGAATAACAGATCTATGGATGTTTTCCAATGCAAGTACAATTTGTCAAAAAGTCAGCTATTATGGCTAAATCAgtctttacacacaaacacaaacacacatcctcaCAATGCAGGGTTTGGTTTGTGTGGCTGCTTTAATGAGGAAgcgtatgtgtgtatatgaaggAAGTATCAGAAGCCAGAGAGTATTATGTTTTATAATCAGGTCAGCTGAGGGAAATGTGTGCGTGAAATGATTGGTTTCTAATCTGTGTCACTGTTgtgcgcagacacacacacacacacacacacacacacacacacacacacacacacacacacacacacacacactgggctgcTTTCGGCATGTGCGTTTAACTGTTGGAATTGCAGTTCATTCCTCAGAGGATCAGACAGAAACTAAACCAAGTtggcaaacagaaaacaacaactacagACTTCCCCCATgtacccactcacacacacaggagctttACTCATGACTGACGAGATTAGACGCATATCTGGGAAATTTGGCCTTTTTATTGAAAACTGAGTATAACCCATGTATTTCTTATATGTCGGTTTTAACTCAGGAATAGCAGAGTGTGAAACCTGTCTTGTCTTCATCAAAATCTTGAAACCAATGGAATCCTCTTTAAACATTCATTTTGCTGAACCACCTTCAAAAAGTGCTTTGTCAAAATTGTTTCAACTTGCCCTTTAAATCCATTTGCCAGGACACCGTAATGTGCAGAGTGGAGAGTACGTCAAATGATATGTTGAACTGTGAGACTTGATGCACCGATCAATTCAAATGACTGCACATTACTATATCTCCATCTATTTTGAAAACCCCAGTGACCGAGAAGCCTCACTAAATGGGTCATTCACACCACCAGCAACAGACACGCGGCTCCACTGATACGGCCCCTGACAAAAGCAGAGTTTTGCCCCTGAACCCTGACAGTGGCTTTGGAGCCCAACGAGAGGTCAGGTTCAGCCAGTCACAGTTTGATTGGCGAGTTcctaatgaaatgaatgaaatcagtGTCGGCTCAGTGCTGCGGGAATGGATCACTTCAGCTTTGATCAGCCACCCGTTACGCTCAGGCCTCAGATAGTTTTAgtggaaaaataataacattaacgTCAGCTGACCTAATTATTTGACCTGCTTCGCTCATGCCATAAACATAAACCCATGAAAACAATGAGGGGTGGGAAGCGAAGGAAGCTTTGAACTGGAAGGCAGGGGGAACTATAAAAGTCCAGAATATTCCTTTATGAGCGAGTCTCTTAAGGATTCACAGAGAACGAGTGGAGAGTGCAATCTCAATCAAGGCAGACAGAGATGCTCTACCAGTGGAGGAAACCAATCTTCACAACgaacagcagagacaaagagacaaatgtgcatgacagagagagggggggggcgaTAAAGTCAGATTGAGGTCAAGTGAATTCCTAAAAGTGGCCCTCCATATTGCACTCATCATGTATTCATGTCCACCAAATTGGAGTTTCCCATGAGGTAATGGCTCCATTTACTGAAGAAAAGTAGCAACGTGCAATACGCTAATAGACTCACATTTGTTCAACTGTCTGACTCATTACAACAAATTAAGACTGTGATGGGTCCTCGGGACATAAATGAGATGAGATCCATGACATCCGTTTTCTCTCAGAGCCCCAAGAACACACCAATATCTATAACCTGGAATACAAAGCCCCAAGTTATATTATATGGCTAGACATACATATTTATGAATATCCATAATATAAGCATTAGATCAAGCATTCTTATTTTACCTTTTAGTTTTTATGGGTCATTACCAAAAGGTcgggatgtgtttttttaaacatatactTAGAAGTAGCTGTCATACATGACACACAGCTAAAGATGGGCCACATAAAATGAAGTTCTCATACAAAAGACAAGTAAAAGGTGAATGCAGcgtgaaagaaaagcagaaaatatatattattttaaatgaacatgGTTAACAAACCCAATAAAACATTCCGTATATTAGCTTTTTTGGATCACCTAACTTAATTCAGCAAATTCACATGGCTAACATTTCCCTCTGATGTCATGCTCAGGGTGGAAAACTAGGGTAAGGGTGATGTTAGCTAGGAAGTGGTTgaatgctaacattagctgttGTCTATTGGTAGCTAATGGTGTATCAAATAagctgttttactttgaaacgttTGGTGTGACCTGCAACCTGCACCATAGCAGAACAACATTACTCTGTAAGGATGACATTTGAAATTCCCATCCTGAGTGTGACATCAGTGGAAAATGGTCACGTTGTGAATTGCTGAAAACtctgtggaaggatgtggtattggTCAGGCAATAAATAttagtgcagatccagatcagggggcggattcaggattttttttcccttcagttTATTAATGTTGCGAGATAAAGTGTTATCATAAAGTGATAAAGTGTTTaagacatatttagggaactgatatcaaAGAGCGTGTgtaatttgtgtatttctaGACAGGGTAGAAAAATCTGATTGTACTGttaaatgaacacaacacattatttattttgctaCTATAATACAGTAAGAATATATTAAACCAGATATTGAAGACCTGTCTCATCCTTAATGTCATTAGACAGCTGATGatgaataagtaaataaaacagaaaaacctcaATGGAGTCGACCTGAACCATCAAGTCATTCCTCTGTTTTGTTTACACactgtgactctctctctctgggcgAGCGACCATGCTTTGGCAGGTCAAAAGCGCTCGTGCGCCTCAACTGACATAATAAACTCCCAGCTGGAGCTCAGCCAGCAATGAGGCCATGGAGCTCTGTATTGCTCTCATTCATTCTCTCTGGTTTCCTTCATCTCTCCGTTTAATTGTTTTCTCCCTCACATTTACACTATTTTTGCCTCtgtcttttcccttccttttctcactcttcatcacttcctttctttctctccctaccagcctgaaaaaaaaaagctttgggCCTCTTTGCCTATTTTCCTCACTCTTAccaccttccctccctcctctcctcccatcatGGCATGAATCGTTTTCTATGTCAAGTTGACCCTCATTTGCAGAATATCTgccccctccttcctccattCATCCTTCAATCCTCCTTCATTACCATTTCCCCACTGCCCGAAATATCTGTCAGCTGTCAGCCAAATAAAAGATgggcagagaaaaagaaaaaaaaaaaagagtatgTCGTCCCTCTTCTGAAAGAATGAAAGCATTCTGCTCTACTtcctttgattaaaaaaaaaaaaagcacagaagagAAATGCTCTAGCAGTCCATCGGACACTTGGCCCTTAAGTCCTGTGATTCCTATGGTCATGACTTGAATGATCTCATACCTTCAGATTGTTGATGAGTGTTTCTTGGGGTCTAATGTAGCTAATGTGCTAGtctcttttatttaaacactTAAATGACAAATGATCCATTCTATTGTCTGCATCAATAACAGCAGATGTGATGCAGACTGATAGTGGTTAACACTTATATGAGCATATTTGATGAAATTTAGtacaatgaatgaataaatcataaattGTCAGCACGGCCGCATTAAATATCCTAAATATGGCCTTTATAGAGCATCCTTAAATCTGGATCCTACATCTATCCATAAATGACAGAATGTGACATGTCAATCAAACTGACAAGACCTCATACAAAAAGGTGTGGCACAACTTCATTATGCTAAAACCatattaaacagaaaacacatgaattatGAGATACAAATGTTGTCCACTGCAGTGGCCTTTGGAGTCATCAATGTGAGAATTtccataaaaaaataataacactcATATCATGCATACACCTTAATTAACTTTCCCAATTATAGTTGAATTGTATTACGACACCATCAAAGTTGTAGTGTCTTTCTGTGTTAGTATGGGTtggtctgtgtgcgtctgtgttgactgtgtgtgtctgaagagGAGCACTATCCTCACCCAGGACAGCAGTTAATTCTGAGATTATCCGTTTAATGAACAATGGCTGGGATTAGGATTATGGGCTGAGGTGGGGGAGGATTGGGCCAACTGGAGAATTTAACGGGGCATTTATTGGATCTCCTTAACGGAACAGATTGCATTGTATGGCATGTGCTGCTGACTGCAAATAATTCTGTATAACAATACAATTCACATAACACGGACAACACTTTAACTTCATTTCTCACTCCATTTACAGTTTAATTCAGCTTCACACATTAATTGACATTAAACAGAGGCTGCACTGATTTTACTCATAGAGACAGATTAGGAAATAAACACCCAACTTTACGAAAGCGCAACACTGAATCAGGGATTAATTTGTCCATCATCCCATTCAACACAAGGGGCCAGCTGGCCTCCAGTCTCATCAAAGGAGGTTCAATATCACCACCTGATATGATCTGTTGCTGTGTAAAGACAACCACAGATGTATTTGGAACTGTATACTGTACAGTAAAGGATCCTTGTttcacatttgtattatttattaatggaAGCTTTCTTACAGCATATGACACTATATCTGTGCAGTGAAAATCAGCTCTGCACTTTCAATGGTGCATGTGTAGAGGTCAAACACGACAGATGACAGCTGATCCAGGATGTGTCAATACCTTCTAATCTGTCAGACTCTGACGGGAAGGGAGTTCTGTGGGTCACTATGGAGAGGGATGCAGGCAAAATCCAATATGGCATGGAAAgggggagaaagacagaggggaagTGAGGGAGACCTTCTTGATCAGCCCGGCGTGGCATGAACTgacgtgcacgcacacacacacacacacacacacacacatacacactatgGGAACCAGGTCAAGCGTGGTCTGGGCAAGACCAGTGAAATGAGATCATCGACAACTGGTGTAGCTACTGCAGTCATCACCATGCAGTATcacatgcatgcgtgtgtgtgtgtctcacataCTGGGTCAAACTGAGCTTTGCTCCAGTTGGTCTTTTTTCACGGTTACTAATGGATTTAACACATCAAACCGCTGTCAGTGTCTGTCTCCTTCACCTCTAAGCCTGGGACACAGGAAACCCAAtcccggagagagagagagagagagagagagagagagagagagagagagagagagagagagagagagagagagagagagagagagagagagagagagagagagagagaggcgaaGCACATTGTTGGAATACCTAGTGTTTACAGGAGTATTAACGTTTGGCCTGAAGCTCTACAGAACTAAAGAGCGGTCTGTTCCCTCTCACACTTTTCTTTAGAAAATATCACGTTGTTCATTTCCTGTACTTTCTATGTTTagtcacagacaaaacaaatctcAAAACATTTATGAAGAATACCCAGACACATAAAGTGCCAGAACCAATAATGACAAACACTATTCATAGAGAGAGACTCAAGGACATGGTGAAAATCTCCAAGGGAGGAtggtgaggaggaaaaactgaaaatagcaTTAAGACAACAGAGCTTTTATTCACAGtagacattttgaaaagttttggaTCCTTCATTAATGTCATTGgtgaaaactgtgtgttttcctcttttttctaaCTGGAGGATAATTTCACCC harbors:
- the stk17a gene encoding serine/threonine-protein kinase 17A isoform X2, translating into MIPECPRAGDSRSRGRFVYSPAAEPSPSRGASGLLTEIRTSINNQPFTDHYTIIPGKELGRGKFAVVRKCVEKCSGHEYAAKFMRKRRKGQDCRMEIIHEIAVLELATVNHRVVNLHQVYEMASEMVLVLEFAAGGEIFNQCVSEDEAFSEEDVKRLMRQILEGVTFLHQNNIVHLDLKPQNILLTSSSPLGDIKIVDFGLSRMVCSHQELREIMGTPEYVAPEILNYEPISTATDMWSIGVLAYVMLTGISPFLGEDKQETFLNISQLNVSYMEEELQQLDQAALSFIQMLLLKQPQDRATAEQCLTHPWLQHSKTQETQTAEEILPMKEQEVSSATSTPETPSCLTTAVNEEEEEERPVTEELIVVAAYTLGQCRQSSTSEKEALAAEQKAISKRFKFEEPFSALQEVPGEFIY